Sequence from the Kribbella aluminosa genome:
GAACATCGAGGTACTGCTCGGCAGCCGGGTGCTCCAGGGTCTCGGCGGCGGCGGTCTGACCGCGCTGGTGCAGATCGTGATGGCCGCGATCATCCCGCCGCGGGAGCTCGGCCGGTACTCCGGTGTCTTCGGCGCGATCTTCGCGTCGGCGACCGTCGGCGGACCGTTGCTCGGTGGCTTCCTGGTCGACTCGCCGCTCGGCTGGCGGGCCTGCTTCCTGGTCGGCGTACCGTTCGTGATCGCGGCGATGATCCTGCTGCAGCGCACGCTGAACCTGCCCACGGTCAGACGCGAGGTGAAGATCGACTGGTGGGGCGCGGTCCTGATCATGGGCGGCGTCAGCACGCTGCTGGTCTGGTCGTCGTTCGCCGGCAACAAGTTCGACTGGGTGTCCGGCTGGAGCTTCGCGCTGGTCGGGGCCGCGCTGGTCGTGCTGCTGGCCGCGGTCCTGGTCGAGCGCCGGCACCCGGAGCCGATCATCCCGATGGACCTGTTCCGGAACCGCACGGTGACGCTGGCCATCGTCGCCAGCGCGCTGGTCGGCATCGCGATGTTCGCCGGCTCGGTGTTCCTCGCGCAGTACTTCCAGATCGCGCAGGGGTACTCGCCGACCAAGGCCGGCCTGATGAGCCTGCCGATGATCCTCGGCATGATGACCGCGTCCACGATCGCCGGTGCGCTGATCACGAAGTACGGCCGCTGGAAGATCTACCTGGTCATCGGCAGTGTGCTGCTGCCGATCGGTCTCGGGCTGTTCGGCACGATCGACGCGCACACGTCGAAGTACATGCTGTGGGGCTTCATGCTGGTGCTCGGCGTCGGCATCGGCCTCGTGATGCAGAACCTGGTGCTCGCGGCGCAGAACGACGTACCGGCCCGGGAACTGGGCGCGGCGACGTCCGCCGTCAGCTTCTTCCGGAGCATGGGCGGCACCATCGGCGTCAGCGTCCTCGGCGCGATCCTGGCGAACAAGGTCACCCAGACCCTGAACCCCGGCGGCGCGTCGTCCGGCGGCGGAAGCGCCGTACCGAACATCAAGGACCTCCCCGAGCAGGTCCGCACGGTCGTCGAGAACGCCTACGGCAACGCGACCGCCGACCTGTTCATGATGTCGGTCCCGTTCGCCGTCCTGGCCCTGATCGCCGTCCTCTTCATCAAGGAAAAGGCCCTCCTCACCACCTCGGGCGCCGAGCGCCGCGCGGCCGAACAGGATGACATCCTGGATGCATGATCGTTGCATTCAGTATCAGTCCGGCGGCAGGTGACGAGACCGGGGGCGTGAGCGAGGCGGTGGCCGAGGCCATCCGCGTGGTTCGCGCCTCCGGTCTTCCCAACGAGACCAACGCGATGTTCACGAACCTCGAGGGTGAGTGGGACGAGGTGATGGCGGTCGTGAAGCAGGCTGTGGACGCCGTCGCCGCCGTGTCACCCCGGGTGAGTTTGGTGCTGAAGGCGGACATCCGCCCCGGCTACACGGGGCAGTTGACGGCCAAGGTGGAGCGGATCGAGCAGGCGTTAGGCGACTGAGTTCAGCACGCCGATGACCTGCTCGTAGCGGTTCTCCTTCTCGGCGTCGCGGAGGAAGTGGACCCGGGTGACGAGGATTTCCTCGGCGTCGGGGTTGTCGTGGAGGAGCTGGATGGTTTCGTCGGCGTACTCGGCCAGGGGCATGGCGTGCGGGTCGTTCTCCTGGTTGAGCAGCGTGGTCTGCACCGCCGGCGGGACGAGCTCGATCACCTGGAGGTCGAGCTGGTGGCGGAGGCTCTGGGTGTAGCTGTGGACGGCCGCCTTGGTGGCGCTGTACGTCGGGGTCGTCACCAGCGGGACGAATGCCAGGCCTGAGGAGACCGTCATGATCACGCCGTCCTGCCGCTGAAGCAGGTGCGGCGTGAAGGCCGTGATGGTGCGGATCGTGCCGAGCAGGTTGATCGTGACGGTCTCCTCGGCGGTCGCCAGGTCGTGGTCGTTGAGGTTCTCGGGCTGCATGATGCCGGCCATCGTGATCAGTACGTTGAGGTCCGGGTACTTCGTGGTGACGGTCTCGTAGGCCGTGGCGATCGAAGCGGGGTCGGCGACGTCGAGTTCGATGCCGTCGATGTGGTCCTCGGCGGCGATCTTGTCGAGCAGGTCCCGGCGGCGGCCGCTGATGATCACGGTGTTGCCGAGGTCGCGGAAACGGCGGGCGAGTTCGAGACCGATACCCGACGTACCGCCGGTGAGGAAGATCGTGTTGCCGGTGGTTTTCATGGCTCCAGCCTGTGACTGGATGCCGTCGGCAACCAGGCTGAGCTCAGCCACTGCTCGGCAGGCAGTGGATAACGGGCGGCGGCCGTGGAGACTGGGTGCATGGAGTACTCCGACCTGTCCGACTTCCTCCGCAAGCGCCGCGAAGCCCTGCAGCCCGAGGACGTCGGCATGCCGCGCGGTCGCCGCCGCCGGACGCCGGGTCTGCGTCGTGAGGAGGTCGCCGCGCTGGCGTCGATGTCGGCCGACTACTACAGCCGGCTCGAGGGCGGCCGCGGCCCGCAGCCGTCGGTGGAGATGCTCGGCGCGATCGCGCGGGCGCTGCGCCTGACGCTCGAGGAGCGCGACCACCTGTTCCTGCTGGCCGGCCACGGTACGCCGCCGCGCACGACGCGGGCCTGCCACGTGGACCCCGGCATGTTGCGGATCCTGGACCGGCTGCACGACACACCCGCGATGCTGCTGAACCGGTGCGGCGAGGTGGTCGCGCAGACGCCGACGCATGTCGCGTTCGCGGGGGAGCTGACCAACTTCCAGGGCATGGAGCGCAGCGAGGCCTACCGCTGGTTCGCGCACCCGGAGACGCGGTCCCTGTACGCCGAACCCGAACTGTCCACGCACAGCCGCCTGCTCGTCTCGATGCTGCGGACGGTCGCGACCGTCGACGGGCCGAAGTCGTACGCGGCCTCGATCGTGCGAGCGCTGCAGAAGCTCAGCCCGGAGTTCATGGCGATCTGGGACGCGCACGAGGTGGTGGTCGCGCACAGCCGGACCAAGCGCTTCCGGCACCCGTCGGTCGGTGACCTGGAGCTGTACTGCGAGCTGATCGACAACCGCGACCAGCAGCAGACGCTGATCGTCTTCACCGCCGAACCGGGCAGCGAGAGCGCCGAGAGGCTGCGCTTGCTGAGCGTTCTGGGCACGCAGGTGATGGGCAACGACCGGGAGTCGGTCTAGATTGCCGCGCATGAGAATCCTGCGTGTGGCCGCTCTCGCGGCAGGAGGTCTGTTGTTGATGGCTAACGTCGTACCCGCTCAGGCGCACGGCGGACCGTCGTACCGGTGGGAGCTGACGCCGACCGGTACGACGGCGCAGTTCCGCGGGCTGGCGGCGGTCAGCAAGGACGTCGCCTGGGTCGGCGGTACGGCGGGGACCGTACTGCGGACGGTCGACGGCGGGAAGCACTGGCAGAACGTCAGCCCGGCCGGTGCCGAGACGCTGCAGTTCCGGGACGTCGAGGCGTTCGACGCGCAGCGCGCCGTGGCGCTGACCATCGGCGAGGGCGAGGACTCCCGGGTCTACCGCACCGCCGACGGCGGGAAGACGTGGTCGGAAACTTTCCGGAACACCGATCCGAAGGCGTTCTACGACTGCATCGCCTTCAATGACGCTAAGCATGGACTGGCGATGAGCGATCCGGTGGACGGGAAGTTCCGGATCGCGGCGACCTCGGACGGCGGGAAGTCGTGGAAGGTGCAGCCGACTGATGGGATGCCGGCCGCGTTGCCGGGTGAGGCCGGGTTCGCCGCGAGCGGGACCTGCCTGGTTGCCGGGGCTGGTCGGACGGCGTGGTTCGCGACCGGTGGTGGCGATCGGCCGCGGGTGTTCCGGACCGTCGACGGCGGGCGGCGGTGGACGGTGGCGGACTCGCCGATGGCGAGCGGGGCAGCGGCCGGAATCTTCAGTCTGGCGTTTCGGAACACGTTGTTCGGCGTTGCCGTCGGCGGTGACTTCACCAAGCCGACCGAGGCGGTGAACGCGGCGTCGGTGACGTACGACGGTGGCCGCACCTGGAAGCTGGTGCCGGCGGACCGTGCGCCGAAGGGCTACCGGAGCGGCTCGCACTTCGTGCCGTGGTCGCCGTTCACGGTGATCGCGGTCGGCCCGTCCGGGAGCGACGTGAGCCTGGACGGTGGGCGCAGTTGGAAGCAGTTCTACGACGGCAGCTTCGACAGCGTCGAATGCGCCGGCCACGGCATCAACGCCGGTTGCTGGGCCTCCGGCGCAAAGGGCGCCGTCGGCCGCCTGGTGTATTAGCAGCGTCCTTCTACGTTCAGGTCGGCGACACTCGCTTGTTGGGCGGGTGTCGCCGGGTTTCCGGGACGATGGAGCGTGCGCAAATTGCTGACCGTCCTCGTGGGGTTTCTGATGGTGGTACCTACTGTTGCCGCGGCCCAGCCCGACGCGGGCCGTCCGGGCCGGCCGTTGACCGTGATGACCTACAACATCCACCACGGCGCCGGGATCGACGGCGTCCTCGACCTGGAGCGGATCGCCGTACTGATCGAGCAGTCCAAGGCCGACGTGATCGGGCTGCAGGAGGTCGACCGGCACTGGGATGCCCGGAGCAACCGGGTCGACCAGCCGGCCTGGTTCGCGCGGCGGCTGAAGATGCACTACGCGTACGCCGCGAACCTCGACCTCCCGCCGGCGAGCCCGGGCGAGCCGCGTCGCCAGTACGGGACCGCGATCCTCTCGAGGTACCCGATCCAGGACTTCGAGAACACGCTGCTGCCGCTCTACCCGACCGGTGAACAGCGCGGACTCGCGGTGGCAGACATCACGGTGCGCGGCGCCAAACTGCGGTTCGCGAACACCCATCTGACCAGCAACAACAACGCCGAGCGGCTCGAACAGGCGCAGAAGGTGGTCGAACTGCTCGGCGGTTCGACGACCCCGACCCTGCTCGTCGGCGACCTGAACGCGCTCCCGACGGCCCCGGAGATCAAGACCCTGACCGCCGTGTACGACGACACCTGGGCGGAGGTCGGCGACGGCCCGGGCTACACGATCGAGGCGGACAAGCCGACCAAGCGCATCGACTTCCAGCTGCACAGCCCAGGCCTGCGCCCGGTGCGGGCCGCCGTGCCGGTGACGCCGGCGTCGGACCACCTTCCGGTGCTCGCCACGTTCGTTCTCAGCTGAATCCAGCTCCGCGGAAACGCCCCTCCGGTCGCGGCCGGAGGGGCGTTTCCATGCGTCCACCGGCGAGTTCGCCGGAATTACAAGCTTGTAGTTTGTCAAGTCGACACACGGGTGAAACAAAGATACTTGTGTGAAAGCTGTTCCCAATGGGGCTGTAGGCAACTAGTGTCACGTATGTGGTCCAGGAGGACCAGAAGTTCACGAACCCTGGGGAAGGGGTTCGTGACCGGCGGAAGGAACGATCCCGATGCGGACGCCCCCAAGGGCCACGTCCGGCGAACGGGTCGCGAGTGCTGGGAAGACCGGACGGGCAGGCAAACTGCTGCTCTCCGGGGTGCTCGCGATCTGCTTGGCCGGCTCCATGGCCGTGCCCACGCTCCCGGCCGAGGCTGCCAAGCCGAAGCCGCCGGTGATCCCGTCCAAGGCCGCGGTCGCGCGGGCCAAGCAGGCAGCTGCCTCGAAGGCCGGCCAGGTCGCCACGATCGAGCGCGAGCTCGCCGCCGCGAACGCGCGGCTCGAGCAGCTCGGCGTCCAGTCCGGGATCGCGGACGAGGCGTACAACGGTGCCGTCTACCGGCTCCAGCAGGCCAGGACCGCGGCGGCCGCCGCCGCGGCCCGTGCCGCCGAGGCGGAGAAGACGCTGGCCACCCAGCGGCAGCAGATCGGCCGGTTCGCCGCCGCGTCGTACCAAGGTGGCGGCGACGTCGCGAAGCTCGCGCCGCTGTTCACCGCGGACGGCCCGCAGCAGCTGCTCGACTCGGCCGGTGCGGCGCACTCGGTGTCGGCCGCGATGCAGGGCTCGTACCTGCGGTTCTCGGCCACCCAGGTGATGACCAACCTGTTCAAGGTGCAGGCCGACCAGGCGGTCGTGAAGGTCCAGAAGGCCGCCGACGAGGCGGCCGCGGCGAAGAAGGCCGCCGAGGATGCGCAGGCGGCGCAGGCAGCCGCGGTGACCGCGATCGGCGTCCAGCGGAAGAACTCGATCTCGCAGCTCGCCGTACTGCAGAACATCTCGGTCAAGGTCGCCGCCCAGCGGCAGCACGGGCTCGAGGAACTCGCCCGGATCAAGGCCGCCGAGGAGGCGGCCCGCAAGGCCGCCGAGCTGAAGCGCCGGATTGCCGCCCAGGAGGCTGCGGAGCGCCGCGCCGCGGCCGCCGCGCAGGCCCGCGCGGAACAGGAAGCCCGCGAAGAGGCGAAGAAGAACCACGGCAGGAAGCCGAAGCACCACCAGCCGTCCGGCGACAACGGGAACGGTAACGGGGGCAACGGCGGC
This genomic interval carries:
- a CDS encoding WD40/YVTN/BNR-like repeat-containing protein, which encodes MRILRVAALAAGGLLLMANVVPAQAHGGPSYRWELTPTGTTAQFRGLAAVSKDVAWVGGTAGTVLRTVDGGKHWQNVSPAGAETLQFRDVEAFDAQRAVALTIGEGEDSRVYRTADGGKTWSETFRNTDPKAFYDCIAFNDAKHGLAMSDPVDGKFRIAATSDGGKSWKVQPTDGMPAALPGEAGFAASGTCLVAGAGRTAWFATGGGDRPRVFRTVDGGRRWTVADSPMASGAAAGIFSLAFRNTLFGVAVGGDFTKPTEAVNAASVTYDGGRTWKLVPADRAPKGYRSGSHFVPWSPFTVIAVGPSGSDVSLDGGRSWKQFYDGSFDSVECAGHGINAGCWASGAKGAVGRLVY
- a CDS encoding thiamine-binding protein, giving the protein MIVAFSISPAAGDETGGVSEAVAEAIRVVRASGLPNETNAMFTNLEGEWDEVMAVVKQAVDAVAAVSPRVSLVLKADIRPGYTGQLTAKVERIEQALGD
- a CDS encoding C40 family peptidase, with amino-acid sequence MRTPPRATSGERVASAGKTGRAGKLLLSGVLAICLAGSMAVPTLPAEAAKPKPPVIPSKAAVARAKQAAASKAGQVATIERELAAANARLEQLGVQSGIADEAYNGAVYRLQQARTAAAAAAARAAEAEKTLATQRQQIGRFAAASYQGGGDVAKLAPLFTADGPQQLLDSAGAAHSVSAAMQGSYLRFSATQVMTNLFKVQADQAVVKVQKAADEAAAAKKAAEDAQAAQAAAVTAIGVQRKNSISQLAVLQNISVKVAAQRQHGLEELARIKAAEEAARKAAELKRRIAAQEAAERRAAAAAQARAEQEAREEAKKNHGRKPKHHQPSGDNGNGNGGNGGGGGGDNGGGGGSSSGHGASAAIRFAMRQLGDMYLWGGAGPNRWDCSGLTMGAWEKAGVQLPHYAAAQYQQIQHIQENDLRPGDLIFWALDPNDPATIHHVAMYIGGGMMIHAPRTGKPVQISSVYYWIPPNFFGRP
- a CDS encoding endonuclease/exonuclease/phosphatase family protein — encoded protein: MRKLLTVLVGFLMVVPTVAAAQPDAGRPGRPLTVMTYNIHHGAGIDGVLDLERIAVLIEQSKADVIGLQEVDRHWDARSNRVDQPAWFARRLKMHYAYAANLDLPPASPGEPRRQYGTAILSRYPIQDFENTLLPLYPTGEQRGLAVADITVRGAKLRFANTHLTSNNNAERLEQAQKVVELLGGSTTPTLLVGDLNALPTAPEIKTLTAVYDDTWAEVGDGPGYTIEADKPTKRIDFQLHSPGLRPVRAAVPVTPASDHLPVLATFVLS
- a CDS encoding SDR family oxidoreductase, which translates into the protein MKTTGNTIFLTGGTSGIGLELARRFRDLGNTVIISGRRRDLLDKIAAEDHIDGIELDVADPASIATAYETVTTKYPDLNVLITMAGIMQPENLNDHDLATAEETVTINLLGTIRTITAFTPHLLQRQDGVIMTVSSGLAFVPLVTTPTYSATKAAVHSYTQSLRHQLDLQVIELVPPAVQTTLLNQENDPHAMPLAEYADETIQLLHDNPDAEEILVTRVHFLRDAEKENRYEQVIGVLNSVA
- a CDS encoding MDR family MFS transporter encodes the protein MSGLMMGLFVAILAGTVVSTALPRIIHDLGASQSSYTWVVTLELLTMTATVPLWGKLADLYNNKLLIQLSLSFFVVGSLVAGFAPNIEVLLGSRVLQGLGGGGLTALVQIVMAAIIPPRELGRYSGVFGAIFASATVGGPLLGGFLVDSPLGWRACFLVGVPFVIAAMILLQRTLNLPTVRREVKIDWWGAVLIMGGVSTLLVWSSFAGNKFDWVSGWSFALVGAALVVLLAAVLVERRHPEPIIPMDLFRNRTVTLAIVASALVGIAMFAGSVFLAQYFQIAQGYSPTKAGLMSLPMILGMMTASTIAGALITKYGRWKIYLVIGSVLLPIGLGLFGTIDAHTSKYMLWGFMLVLGVGIGLVMQNLVLAAQNDVPARELGAATSAVSFFRSMGGTIGVSVLGAILANKVTQTLNPGGASSGGGSAVPNIKDLPEQVRTVVENAYGNATADLFMMSVPFAVLALIAVLFIKEKALLTTSGAERRAAEQDDILDA
- a CDS encoding helix-turn-helix transcriptional regulator; the protein is MEYSDLSDFLRKRREALQPEDVGMPRGRRRRTPGLRREEVAALASMSADYYSRLEGGRGPQPSVEMLGAIARALRLTLEERDHLFLLAGHGTPPRTTRACHVDPGMLRILDRLHDTPAMLLNRCGEVVAQTPTHVAFAGELTNFQGMERSEAYRWFAHPETRSLYAEPELSTHSRLLVSMLRTVATVDGPKSYAASIVRALQKLSPEFMAIWDAHEVVVAHSRTKRFRHPSVGDLELYCELIDNRDQQQTLIVFTAEPGSESAERLRLLSVLGTQVMGNDRESV